AGTTGTGACTGCAATTGTTGCATCTTCGATTATCGCGCAGAGCTCATATGCAGCAGAGCTTACAGCATCCTCGCTTATCCTTATGATTTCCGCAGGAACTTTGATCGTTTCATATGTAACAGACCCTTATTTCTGGCTGATCCAGAGAACAACCAAAGATTCGATAAGGGAAGTTATTTGCAACTATACTCTGCCGCTGGCAACTCTTGGACTACTGCTTTTTGCTGCAACTCTTGTGTTGGATGCTTTCCTGTTTTAACTGGCGATAGCTATTAATCCAAACAGAGGTCACCTCTCTTTCATGGCACATCCAAAAATCGAAGTGATAAAGGGAGACATCGTGGAGCAGCATGTTGACGCAATTGTGAACGCTGCAAACAACAGCCTTCTTGGGGGAGGTGGTGTTGACGGTGCAATTCACAAGGCTGCAGGGCCACAGCTTTTAGAAGAATGTCGAGCTTTGGGAGGATGTGAAACCGGAGAAGCAAAGGTAACCAGAGGTTACAATCTTCCTGCGAAATGGGTTATTCATACTGTAGGACCTATCTGGAAAGACGGGAAACACGGGGAAGATGAATTGCTGAAACAATGTTACACAAATTCCCTCAATCTTGCTGTGAAAAACGAGATAAAGACTATTGCATTTCCGTCAATTAGTACCGGTGTTTATCATTTTCCAGTAACAAGAGCTGCAAAAATTGCAATAAAAGCAATTCACAATTTCTTATTACATAGTAATGAAATAGAGAATGTAATGATTGTTTGTTACAACAATGAGGCCTTTGAAAGCTATATGAAATCATTGGAACAAGCTCTGAATAGCATTCCAAAGAGGAAAGAATAATGATTGGTATAATCTCAGACACTCACGACCATCTCAATGCTGCAGAAGAAGCAATTGAAATCCTCAATAAAAACGAGTTAACTGCTGTACTGCATGCCGGAGATCTTGTATCCCCTTTCATGGCCCGTGCATTCAGCAAACTGGAACCTGAATTATACATGGTTTCCGGGAATAATGATGGAGATAAAATGACCATAAAAACATTGTTCGAGGAATTCGGCACTAATATATGCGGGGATTTTGCATCAATTGAAATTGAAAACCGAAAAATAGCACTTCTTCACGGAACCGATGAACTCATCATTGACTCTCTTGCAAAATCGGGAAACTTCGATCTTGTTGTACGTGGACATACACACGAAACATCGATTAAGAAAATTGGAAAAAGCCTGATAATCAATCCAGGAGAATGTTGTGGTGTCCTCAGCGGAAAAAGAACACTTGCCTTTTGGGATCCGGAGACAAATGAAGCTGAAATTGTAGAGTTCTGATAGAAAATTGCCAATTTGCGACAAAAGAGAGGAGGGGGCATCTTTGTACCCCCGTGTCTGAATACTTTTAGGCTGATAACAATTATTTAATAAGACGTAATACTTAATTATACTTAACGGTTGTCTAAATAATAATTAATATTTTTTGATGCTCATACATATTCATTACTGTTGCTTTTTTGACATCAGTAGCCATATAATTATAGAAACTTTAATGTATGTTATTTGGTAACATACATCATGTTAACATTGTTATAAGGTGAAAAAATGCTTGGCATAGATGATCCGTACATTTGGAGTGCTTACATTCTTTGCATCGTTAGTGCAATAGGATGTGCAGTATACGGTATTTTAAAATGGAACGAAGAAGAGGAGGATGAATAATGGCTGTCAGTACCCCCCTGCTGGGAGTTATCGTCCTGATCTACCTCATGGTTGTTTTCTGGTGTGGTTGGCTCGCTTACAAGCGTACCAAAGAAGTAGATGACTACATGGTTGCGGGAAGAAACGTACACCCGGTCATATTAGCCCTTTCATACGGCGCGGCTTTCATCAGCACATCCGCAATTGTAGGTTTTGGCGGTGCTGCCGGTGTCCTTGGAATGGGACTTTTGTGGCTCGCTGTTATGAATATCATCGTAGGAATCTTTATCGCTTTTGTATTCTTTGGCTCCAGAACCAGACGCATGGGAGTTAACCTTAAGGCAGTCACTTTCCCGGAACTCCTTGGAAAACGTTTCCAGTCACGCTTCATACAGGGTTTTTCAGGAGCAGTAATTGGCCTGTTCATGCCCCTGTATGCAGGAATTGTCCTTATTGGAGGAGCAAGATTTGTTGAAACCACTCTTGGAATCAATTATGACATTGCAGTATTAATCCTCGCGATTATTGTTGCAGCTTACGTTATCACAGGAGGCCTGCTCGCTGTAATGTATACCGATGCATTGCAGGGAGGATTAATGTTCATAGGAATGGCGATTCTTCTGGCACTTACATACATTAAGCTTGGAGGCATTTCCGAAGCCCATCTGGCTCTAACCAATATGGCAAGCCTTGTTCCAGATAGTCTGGCTGCCGGAGGACATACCGGCTGGACTTCGATGCCTGCATTTGGTTCGCCGATCTGGTGGACATTGGTTTCCACCCTGATTCTGGGAGTAGGAATTGGTGTGCTTGCACAGCCACAACTTGCAGTTAGGTTCATGACAGTGGACAGCAAAAAATCCCTGAACAGGGCAGTGCTTGTTGGCGGTCCTTTCATTCTTATGATGACAGGTGTTGCTTTTGTTGTTGGTTCACTTTCCAACGTCTACTTCTTCCAACAGGATGGGCTCATTGCAATCGCTGCAGCCGGTGGAAATCAGGATCTGGTTATTCCGGAATACATCAATAGCGCAATGCCGGACATGTTTGTAATAGTGTTCATGGTAACCCTGCTTGCAGCAGCAATGTCAACCATGAGTTCACAATATCACACAATGGGAAGCGCAATTGGTCATGACTTCTATCGCGAATTCCTGAAGAAAGGCAACGCCGGAAAAACCATTACCATGACAAGGCTTGGAATTTCCGTTACCATTATTGCAAGTGTAATTCTCGCATACATCCTGCCTATCAGCATAATTGCAAGGGCAACAGCTATCTTCTTTGGAATCTGCGCAGCAGCATTCCTTCCAATGTATGCAGGTGCATTGTTCTGGAAGAGGATGACAAGAGAAGGTGCCATTGCAAGTCTTCTGGTAGGTACTTTCAGCAGTCTCTTCTGGCTGGCATTTGTCCACGCAAAAGAAGCTGTACCACTGGGAATTTCACAGGCGCTCTTCGGTGTTGATACAATTCTCACCGGAACCTGGACAGTAGTAGATCCAATACTGGTAGCTACTCCACTCTCAGCAATCGTAGCAATCGGTGTAAGCCTCATGACAAAACCTACTCCTGAGGAACATCTCGACTTGTGCTACAAGGGGCAAAAGTAAGCCCCATCTTTCTTCTTTTTTATTGTACAATTTTTAGCATTATTGCTCTTTTTTCGCCACCGGTTGACGCTACCGCATGCAAAGCTTCAAGTATGTTACTTGCTAACACAAACCGTTACTTTGAGGTGGCTAAATGCTAGGTATTGACGATCCGTATATCTGGAGTGCATATATCCTCTGCATCGCGAGTGCAATCGGATGTGCAGTGTATGGTCTTTTGAAATGGAACGAAGAGGAGGAAGAATAATGGCTGTAAGCACAGCACTCTTCGGACTCGTAATCCTTGTGTATCTTCTTCTTGTTTTCTGGTGTGGATGGATAGCATACAAACGCACCAAGGAAGTAGACGACTACATGTTGGCCGGAAGGAAGGTTCATCCTGTAATTCTTGCACTGTCCTACGGTGCCGCTTTCATAAGCACAGCAGCAATCATTGGTTTTGGAGGAGTTACCGCAACCCTTGGTCTTGGAACTCTTTGGCTTGTATTCATGAATATAGTAGTGGGAATTTTCATTGCTTTCGCAATATTCGGGTCCCGCACCCGCCGCATGGGTGTCAATCTTAATGCAATAACCTTCCCCGAGCTTCTCGGAAAAAGATTCCAGTCACGTTTCATACAGGGTTTTTCCGGTGCATTAATCGGACTTTTCATGCCTCTCTATGCGGGAATTGTTTTAATCGGCGGTGCAAGGTTTGTGGAAACCGCACTTGGAATAGATTATGATATCGCGGTCCTTATTCTCACAGTAATGGTCGCTGCCTATGTTATTACCGGCGGCTTACTGGCAGTCATGTACACTGACGCACTTCAGGGCGGACTTATGATAGTTGGTATGACAATCCTTCTCGCATTGACCTATGCCAAACTCGGGGGAATCGTAGAAGCCCATCAGGCACTCACCAATATGGCAGGTCTTGTTCCGGAAGGTCTGGCAGCAGGCGGTCATACAGGCTGGACTTCGATGCCCACATTCGGTACACCCATATG
The window above is part of the Methanohalophilus levihalophilus genome. Proteins encoded here:
- a CDS encoding metallophosphoesterase is translated as MIGIISDTHDHLNAAEEAIEILNKNELTAVLHAGDLVSPFMARAFSKLEPELYMVSGNNDGDKMTIKTLFEEFGTNICGDFASIEIENRKIALLHGTDELIIDSLAKSGNFDLVVRGHTHETSIKKIGKSLIINPGECCGVLSGKRTLAFWDPETNEAEIVEF
- a CDS encoding symporter small accessory protein, which translates into the protein MLGIDDPYIWSAYILCIASAIGCAVYGLLKWNEEEEE
- a CDS encoding O-acetyl-ADP-ribose deacetylase yields the protein MAHPKIEVIKGDIVEQHVDAIVNAANNSLLGGGGVDGAIHKAAGPQLLEECRALGGCETGEAKVTRGYNLPAKWVIHTVGPIWKDGKHGEDELLKQCYTNSLNLAVKNEIKTIAFPSISTGVYHFPVTRAAKIAIKAIHNFLLHSNEIENVMIVCYNNEAFESYMKSLEQALNSIPKRKE
- a CDS encoding sodium:solute symporter family protein, which gives rise to MAVSTPLLGVIVLIYLMVVFWCGWLAYKRTKEVDDYMVAGRNVHPVILALSYGAAFISTSAIVGFGGAAGVLGMGLLWLAVMNIIVGIFIAFVFFGSRTRRMGVNLKAVTFPELLGKRFQSRFIQGFSGAVIGLFMPLYAGIVLIGGARFVETTLGINYDIAVLILAIIVAAYVITGGLLAVMYTDALQGGLMFIGMAILLALTYIKLGGISEAHLALTNMASLVPDSLAAGGHTGWTSMPAFGSPIWWTLVSTLILGVGIGVLAQPQLAVRFMTVDSKKSLNRAVLVGGPFILMMTGVAFVVGSLSNVYFFQQDGLIAIAAAGGNQDLVIPEYINSAMPDMFVIVFMVTLLAAAMSTMSSQYHTMGSAIGHDFYREFLKKGNAGKTITMTRLGISVTIIASVILAYILPISIIARATAIFFGICAAAFLPMYAGALFWKRMTREGAIASLLVGTFSSLFWLAFVHAKEAVPLGISQALFGVDTILTGTWTVVDPILVATPLSAIVAIGVSLMTKPTPEEHLDLCYKGQK
- a CDS encoding symporter small accessory protein, translating into MLGIDDPYIWSAYILCIVSAIGCAVYGILKWNEEEEDE